The following are encoded in a window of Rosa chinensis cultivar Old Blush chromosome 4, RchiOBHm-V2, whole genome shotgun sequence genomic DNA:
- the LOC121052698 gene encoding F-box/kelch-repeat protein At3g23880-like, protein MELPDLPSEMWECIFLHAKMSVKSLVQLSCFHRVWRLPIFSPTFIKAYDESDSGKTGLLLVQTHLKLVYWLFSTDINSWVSFINSPLEIRGLSIVGSCRGLICFSEPYGMILNPPIYVWNPSIWRLRQLPQGHIQIEEGDQHGDVTVPIAIAIGLGFDA, encoded by the coding sequence ATGGAACTGCCGGATCTGCCGAGTGAGATGTGGGAATGCATATTCCTGCATGCTAAAATGTCTGTGAAATCCCTAGTCCAGTTGAGTTGCTTTCATAGGGTATGGCGTTTGCCAATTTTCTCCCCAACATTTATTAAGGCATACGATGAAAGTGACAGTGGCAAGACTGGTTTATTGCTTGTTCAAACTCATCTGAAGTTGGTTTACTGGCTGTTCTCGACTGATATCAATAGCTGGGTTTCCTTTATAAACAGTCCTTTGGAGATTCGGGGCCTTTCAATCGTTGGCTCTTGCAGGGGACTCATTTGTTTCAGTGAGCCCTATGGGATGATTTTAAATCCACCAATATATGTCTGGAATCCTTCCATTTGGAGACTTAGGCAGTTACCACAGGGACATATCCAAATAGAAGAAGGGGATCAACATGGTGATGTTACTGTTCCTATTGCCATTGCCATTGGTCTAGGATTTGATGCTTGA